Proteins encoded within one genomic window of Fragaria vesca subsp. vesca linkage group LG1, FraVesHawaii_1.0, whole genome shotgun sequence:
- the LOC101305013 gene encoding exopolygalacturonase-like, with amino-acid sequence MGLSFFIQSACLVSFLVSVTLVHAQKRVFDVANYGARGDGRTDSSKAFIDAWNGACQNIGGGTVLFPKGTFMVAPVVLLGPCKGSMELRFQGNLLASKKPSDFLGIDHWITVQRVNGLMISGGGTLDGLGADGWGFNDCLKNPGRCKQLPATLRLDFVTQGHIDTITSLNSKNTHINLFACKDVLISNVKIIAPGDSPNTDGIHIGNSQNIYIVDTHISTGDDCVSVLPGSQYINVTGVYCGPGHGISIGSLGRTAGESVSDLYVKNCRFVDTQNGVRIKTWAVDAKPGTVSRVGFEHIEMDNVDNPIVIDQEYCPGGGCSKQESSKVQIRDVKFNDIRGSSATKEAVTLKCSQSVPCQDIELKDIDLKNGGPGGPAVSLSYNVRGRTYGIQNPPSSVKPPVASSTELEDYSSTELEDYNWY; translated from the exons ATGGGTTTAAGCTTTTTCATCCAGTCCGCTTGCTTAGTGTCCTTTCTTGTATCCGTTACCCTAGTTCATGCTCAGAAAAGGGTTTTCGATGTGGCAAATTATGGTGCTCGTGGAGACGGAAGAACAGATAGCAGCAAG GCCTTCATTGATGCATGGAATGGAGCTTGTCAAAACATAGGAGGAGGTACGGTGCTGTTCCCAAAAGGCACCTTCATGGTGGCTCCGGTGGTTCTTCTAGGTCCATGTAAGGGATCAATGGAATTGCGATTTCAGGGTAACCTATTGGCTTCTAAGAAGCCCAGTGATTTCCTTGGTATTGACCATTGGATCACCGTACAACGCGTTAACGGCTTGATGATTAGTGGTGGAGGAACCCTAGATGGCCTCGGAGCCGATGGTTGGGGTTTTAATGATTGTCTGAAAAATCCAGGCCGTTGCAAGCAACTCCCTGCT ACATTGCGGTTGGATTTTGTCACACAAGGACACATAGATACCATTACATCGCTCAACAGCAAAAACACCCACATCAATCTTTTTGCATGCAAGGACGTGCTTATTAGCAACGTCAAGATTATAGCTCCGGGAGACAGTCCCAACACCGATGGAATCCACATTGGCAACTCACAGAACATCTATATCGTGGATACACACATATCCACCGGAGACGATTGTGTCTCCGTCCTCCCCGGATCACAATACATTAACGTCACCGGCGTCTATTGCGGTCCAGGCCATGGAATAAGCATCGGCAGCCTCGGCAGAACTGCTGGTGAATCTGTTAGTGACTTGTATGTAAAAAACTGCAGATTCGTGGATACTCAGAATGGTGTGAGAATCAAAACATGGGCTGTGGATGCTAAACCGGGAACTGTTTCACGTGTTGGCTTTGAGCACATCGAAATGGATAATGTGGACAATCCCATCGTTATTGATCAAGAATATTGCCCTGGTGGTGGTTGTAGTAAACAG GAATCCTCGAAAGTCCAGATTAGGGATGTTAAGTTCAATGACATTAGAGGCAGTTCTGCCACAAAGGAGGCAGTTACTCTCAAATGCAGCCAAAGTGTGCCTTGTCAAGATATCGAGCTGAAGGACATCGACCTAAAGAACGGAGGACCTGGAGGTCCGGCGGTTTCATTGTCCTATAATGTAAGAGGCAGAACTTACGGCATACAAAATCCTCCATCCAGTGTAAAACCACCGGTAGCTTCTTCCACTGAATTAGAGGACTATTCTTCCACTGAATTAGAGGACTATAACTGGTACTGA
- the LOC101312961 gene encoding uncharacterized protein LOC101312961, whose product MLTLRRRFTSPSSSSSLRILLSLASVLAFNALPAASVSAPRSNCYVFDNSSRLVDFSSWIGHHFEYEGKDADLVVRFCKDVESRSQTGYVDFGRFDKFNHFVSGSGHIDFVQGFYNGDLVNCEQSYDKMGRTAQVNIICGNCLNGQCTGGLGCICNITYESPCRVFLELAIPCEKPGPRVFRGFTVGFHPRSWELVYDGMTQLGYEKPHHEFSFGTQQIHVTLYMTAIASRSTLVQKPIVKVFPESGLEVRLSGSGLKGSPPTTLSPTVLNIDWRCKRTRDTPYEVNVTIPIEGHEPVQFSLAKMCEYRQNQGGDSTRGWAIFGVLSCIFIVSSTLFCCGGFIYKTHVGGKRGIDALPGMTIVSACLETVSGAGQSYSRAEDLNNSFASEASWEHPPASYQGIQRPATERKYGAI is encoded by the exons ATGCTGACCCTGCGACGTCGTTTCACCTCGCCTTCTTCATCTTCCTCCCTTCGCATTCTCCTCTCACTAGCTTCAG TTCTCGCGTTCAACGCTCTTCCGGCGGCCTCGGTTTCGGCGCCGAGATCCAATTGCTACGTCTTCGATAACTCTAGCCGCCTCGTCGATTTT AGTAGCTGGATTGGACATCATTTTGAGTATGAAGGGAAG GATGCCGATTTGGTGGTTCGATTCTGCAAAGATGTGGAGAGTAGATCACAAACG GGATATGTTGATTTTGGTCGATTTGACAAGTTCAACCACTTTGTTTCTGGTTCAGGGCATATAGACTTTGTTCAA GGGTTTTACAATGGTGATCTGGTGAATTGTGAACAAAGTTATGATAAAATGGGACGTACAGCTCAG GTTAACATTATATGCGGGAATTGTTTAAATGGACAATGCACAG GTGGACTTGGGTGCATCTGCAATATCACGTATGAGTCGCCTTGCAG AGTCTTCCTTGAACTTGCAATTCCATGCGAGAAACCAGGTCCTCGAGTATTTAGGGGATTCACTGTTGGATTCCACCCCAGGTCGTGGGAACTT GTTTATGATGGCATGACTCAGTTGGGATATGAAAAGCCTCACCATGAATTTAG CTTCGGGACTCAACAAATACATGTTACCCTTTATATGACTGCAATTGCTTCCCGGTCCACTTTGGTGCAAAAACCTATTGTTAAA GTCTTTCCAGAAAGTGGCCTGGAGGTTAGATTATCAGGGTCAGGATTAAAAGGGAGCCCTCCTACAACTTTGTCACCCACTGTGTTGAATATTGACTGGAGAT GTAAAAGAACTCGTGATACTCCATATGAAGTTAATGTGACTATTCCAATAGAGGGTCATGAGCCTGTCCAATTTAGTCTTGCCAAAATGTGTG AATATAGGCAGAACCAAGGTGGTGACAGTACAAGAGGATGGGCTATATTTGGAGTGTTATCATGCAT ATTCATTGTGTCCTCAACTCTTTTCTGTTGTGGAGGGTTTATTTACAAAACTCACGTTGGTGGAAAG CGTGGTATTGATGCATTGCCAGGCATGACAATTGTATCTGCTTGCTTAGAAACT GTAAGTGGAGCAGGGCAAAGCTACAGCCGAGCAGAAGATCTTAATAATTCCTTTGCCAGTGAAGCTTCTTGGGAACACCCTCCTGCTTCTTATCAAGGAATACAGAGGCCAGCAACCGAAAGAAAATATGGTGCAATTTGA
- the LOC101313247 gene encoding uncharacterized protein LOC101313247, whose translation MAKQQHSAGWGASQKRWLLAFLVMLSVSTLIAFFIRAAFDSCDRNLDVVGKRVPLGSPIGTSPSPLTFMKSKLVLLVSHELSLSGGPLLLMELAFLLRSVGTEVCWVTIQRPVHSDEVTYSLENKMLDRGVQVLSEKGQESTNIALKADLIVLNTAVAGKWMELDATLKENVPHLLPKVLWWIHEMRGHYFKLDYVKHLPAVAGAMIDSHVTAEYWKNRTRERLGIKMPETFVVHLGNSKELMEVAEDTVAKRVLREHVRESLGVRSEDLLFAIINSVSRGKGQDLFLRSFYESVKLVQEKKLQLPKMHAVVVGSDMTAHTKFESELRNFVKMKKIEDRVHFVNKTLTVAPYLAAIDVLVQNSQARGECFGRITIEAMAFQLPVLGTAAGGTTEIVVNGTTGLLHPVGKEGVTPLAKNIVKLATHVERRLTMGKRGYERVKERFLEHHMANRVSGVLKAVLQKSKSHSDA comes from the exons ATGGCGAAGCAGCAGCACTCGGCGGGGTGGGGGGCGTCGCAGAAGCGGTGGCTGTTGGCGTTTCTGGTGATGCTCTCCGTCTCGACCTTGATCGCTTTCTTCATCAGAGCGGCGTTCGATTCCTGCGATCGGAACCTCGACGTCGTCGGAAAAAGGGTCCCTTTGGGCTCGCCGATTGGGACTAGTCCGAGCCCATTGACCTTCATGAAGTCCAAGCTCGTTCTCTTAGTCTCACATGAGCTTTCGCTCTCTG GTGGGCCTTTGTTGTTGATGGAGTTGGCGTTTTTGTTGAGAAGTGTTGGTACAGAAGTTTGTTGGGTGACCATTCAGAGGCCAGTGCATAGTGATGAAGTGACATACAGCTTGGAGAATAAGATGTTGGACCGGGGTGTGCAG GTCTTGTCGGAAAAGGGCCAAGAATCTACGAATATAGCTCTCAAGGCTGATTTGATTGTGTTGAACACGGCAGTTGCTGGGAAATGGATGGAGTTGGATGCCACTCTCAAGGAGAATGTTCCTCATCTTCTCCCAAAAGTGTTGTGGTGGATCCATGAAATGCGTGGTCATTACTTTAAGTTGGACTATGTCAAGCACCTCCCCGCTGTTGCAGGTGCTATGATTGATTCACATGTAACAGCAGAATATTGGAAGAATAGAACTCGAGAACGTTTGGG GATCAAAATGCCGGAAACCTTTGTTGTTCACCTCGGAAACAGCAAAGAGCTCATGGAAGTTGCTGAAGACACTGTAGCAAAAAGGGTTTTGCGTGAGCATGTTCGGGAGTCTCTTGGAGTACGAAGTGAAGACTTACTATTTGCCATCATAAACA GTGTTTCGCGTGGAAAAGGCCAGGATCTATTTCTGCGTTCATTCTATGAAAGCGTGAAATTGGTCCAAGAGAAGAAGCTGCAACTGCCAAAAATGCATGCAGTTGTTGTGGGTAGTGACATGACTGCTCACACCAAGTTTGAGTCTGAGTTGCGTAACTTCGTAAAGATGAAGAAAATTGAAGATCGTGTTCATTTTGTAAACAAAACACTGACTGTAGCTCCATATCTAGCTGCCATTGATGTCCTTGTGCAAAATTCTCAG GCACGGGGAGAATGCTTTGGTAGGATAACTATTGAAGCCATGGCATTTCAGCTGCCTGTACTG GGAACAGCAGCAGGTGGAACCACAGAGATTGTAGTGAATGGAACAACAGGTCTCTTGCATCCTGTCGGGAAAGAAGGGGTTACACCTCTTGCAAAAAACATTGTTAAACTTGCCACTCATGTTGAGAGGAGGCTTACAATGGGGAAGAGAGGCTATGAAAGGGTCAAAGAAAGGTTTTTAGAACATCACATGGCAAATAGAGTTTCTGGGGTTCTGAAGGCAGTGTTACAGAAGTCAAAGAGCCACTCAGATGCCTGA
- the LOC101305311 gene encoding uncharacterized protein LOC101305311, translated as MFGTAIRLIGRKPKPKMKPIELKTPPEQTQTITRAIFDIVKEHGPLTISETWDHVQEVGLRGLTSKRHMKIVLRWMKERQKLRQICNHVGPNKQFLYTTWFTKPNIKQQPKPVNGFSHPKSS; from the exons ATGTTTGGAACAGCAATAAGGCTCATTGGGAGAAAACCGAAACCGAAGATGAAACCGATAGAGCTCAAAACTCCACCTGAGCAGACACAGACCATCACTAGGGCCATCTTTGATATCGTGAAGGAGCACGGTCCTCTCACCATTTCTGAAACATGGGATCACGTTCAG GAAGTTGGTTTAAGAGGACTGACGAGCAAGAGGCACATGAAGATAGTGTTGAGGTGGATGAAGGAGAGGCAGAAGCTCAGACAAATATGCAACCATGTAGGACCTAATAAGCAGTTTCTGTATACAACTTGGTTTACAAAACCCAACATCAAGCAGCAGCCAAAACCAGTAAATGGTTTTTCACACCCCAAGTCCTCTTGA
- the LOC101305604 gene encoding protein FAR1-RELATED SEQUENCE 7-like: MDSGWQRNVLENGDKEDTFGDGDELRVGTVVENENEAYELYNTYAFKKGFSIRKGKVRRDAQNKLRQRDYFCSKEGFPLDEEVGEAKKVRRLDTRTGCKAMVRFNVEDGKWRIVQFNPVHNHEFAKPEERQFLRSSRHISTVRAAIIGYNSSKVDASVRPTKTLSYLEKEMSSTDNAGFGFTEKGVHDCLHRLKENMIGGADGQSLLDYLKHQQLEDSSFFYSVKVDQYNRVTNFFWRDSRSRLDYDCFGDVVLFDTTFRTKKYNLVCAPFVGVDHHWKNVLFGCAFLLDESTDSFTWLFENFLESMGDKRPKTIFTDEDNAMAKAIEVILPGTHHRLCTWNISKNASQYLASHLANPEFKECFNKCFHECVAEAEFEATWDDMVKKFNLENDLWLKKLYLLRQKWSPAFSPDTFTANIGCDQRGENIDTTFHQISTTTMDLIGLAQHYEKKTKVLRLAQAEEDFRCKNGMPRLRVNTGIFKHAAAEYTIKLYSFFENEILSTFGVRMMEVGNDGYQYVYEAVEEGHQRVYIIQYNSTTSTICCSCKLFESMGVLCRHALKVLDLKNITSIPAQYIVKRWTRGAKNQNVMSSGLCEPSCERANSAQSLRLSELMQEGNNVFSIGSLCDSGTRIVKQKLVEAIKLLETDKETTSMLGTSNK; the protein is encoded by the coding sequence ATGGATAGTGGGTGGCAAAGGAATGTGTTAGAAAATGGTGACAAGGAGGATACATTTGGAGATGGTGATGAGCTAAGAGTGGGGACGGTGGTAGAGAATGAAAATGAAGCTTACGAGTTATACAACACATATGCTTTCAAGAAAGGGTTTAGTATCCGGAAAGGGAAGGTCAGAAGGGATGCACAGAATAAGCTACGCCAGCGGGACTACTTTTGTTCAAAAGAAGGGTTTCCATTAGATGAGGAGGTGGGGGAAGCGAAAAAAGTGAGGAGATTGGACACGAGAACCGGTTGTAAGGCGATGGTTCGGTTCAATGTTGAAGATGGGAAATGGAGGATTGTGCAGTTCAATCCGGTTCATAACCACGAGTTTGCTAAGCCAGAAGAGAGGCAGTTTCTAAGATCAAGTCGGCATATATCAACTGTTCGTGCAGCTATCATTGGTTATAACTCTTCTAAGGTTGATGCGAGTGTAAGACCAACCAAAACACTCTCGTACTTGGAGAAAGAAATGAGCAGTACTGATAATGCAGGGTTTGGGTTCACTGAAAAAGGTGTCCATGATTGTTTGCACAGGTTGAAGGAAAACATGATCGGAGGAGCGGATGGACAAAGTTTACTTGATTATTTGAAGCATCAGCAACTGGAGGATTCGAGTTTCTTTTACAGTGTGAAAGTGGATCAATATAACCGTGTCACTAATTTTTTCTGGAGAGACAGTAGATCAAGGCTTGACTATGATTGCTTTGGAGATGTTGTACTCTTTGACACCACATTCCGAACTAAGAAATACAATCTAGTTTGTGCTCCATTCGTGGGGGTTGATCATCACTGGAAGAATGTCCTATTTGGTTGTGCTTTTCTATTGGATGAGAGCACTGATTCATTCACTTGGTTGTTTGAAAATTTTCTGGAATCTATGGGAGATAAACGACCAAAAACCATTTTTACAGATGAGGATAATGCCATGGCAAAAGCGATTGAGGTTATACTTCCAGGGACACATCATCGACTATGCACATGGAACATCTCTAAGAATGCTTCACAATATCTTGCTAGTCACCTTGCTAATCCTGAGTTCAAGGAGTGCTTCAACAAATGTTTTCATGAGTGTGTCGCCGAAGCAGAATTTGAAGCTACGTGGGATGATATGGTTAAAAAGTTCAACCTTGAGAATGATTTGTGGCTGAAAAAGTTATATTTACTTAGACAGAAATGGTCTCCAGCTTTTAGCCCAGACACTTTCACAGCCAATATCGGATGTGACCAGAGGGGTGAGAACATTGATACTACTTTCCATCAAATTTCTACAACAACAATGGATCTCATTGGGTTGGCACAGCATTATGAGAAAAAAACAAAAGTTTTAAGATTAGCGCAGGCGGAAGAGGATTTTCGTTGTAAAAATGGTATGCCTCGTCTTAGAGTGAACACGGGTATCTTTAAGCATGCAGCTGCAGAGTATACTATTAAACTGTATTCATTCTTTGAAAATGAGATTTTAAGTACCTTTGGGGTGAGGATGATGGAAGTTGGTAATGATGGCTACCAATATGTATATGAAGCAGTTGAAGAAGGTCATCAAAGAGTCTACATAATTCAATACAACTCCACTACTTCGACGATTTGTTGTTCTTGTAAGTTGTTTGAATCCATGGGAGTGCTTTGTCGTCATGCCCTGAAAGTATTGGATCTTAAGAACATCACGAGCATACCAGCCCAATACATAGTGAAGAGATGGACTCGAGGGGCGAAAAATCAGAATGTGATGAGTAGTGGTTTATGTGAGCCTTCGTGTGAAAGGGCAAACTCTGCCCAGTCTCTGCGCCTGAGTGAGCTGATGCAAGAAGGGAACAATGTTTTCAGTATAGGCTCATTGTGTGATTCTGGAACAAGAATTGTCAAGCAAAAGTTGGTGGAGGCCATAAAGTTACTTGAAACTGATAAGGAAACTACATCCATGCTAGGAACTTCGAACAAGTAG
- the LOC101305889 gene encoding pentatricopeptide repeat-containing protein At5g44230-like produces MQNLSRRFSTLQVPKLSTPPPQPIRPLFQYSKIQHCRKILEHRIITVLDVCTTLTQAQQVHAHVIANGLSQYSYVITKLIRTLTKLGVPMGTYPELVFRRVTRPNPFLWAAMIRGCVIEGQVSEAVRFYGLMRREGTGPVSFTFSSLFKGCGSVGDVSLGRQVHAQTVVIGGFAADLYVGNTMIDMYLKCGELGCGRKVFDEMPERDVVSWTELIAVYAKSGDMGSARELFEELSLKDMVAWTAMVTGYAQNLMPREALDCFERMRGAGVGIDEVTLLGVVSACAQLGACRYANWVRGIAGESGFGPAENVLVGSALIDMYAKCGSLDDAYDIFRGMKQRNVFSYSSMIWGFAVHGNANAAIELFHEMLTTDVIRPNRVTFIGVLTACSHAGMVDQGRQLFATMEKYYNVTPSAEHYTCMVDLLGRAGRLEEALELAETMPIVAHGGVWGALLGACRIHKNPGIAQIAASHLFELEPKNIGNYVMLSNIYASAGRWGDVSSVRKLMREKGLKKNPAYSWVETKNGGVEKFSAGDTRHPDYEDIKKALEDLLNRLQDHGYRPNLNSVDYDVGDEEKMRILMAHSEKLALAYALLNADTGPTIKIIKNIRICEDCHGFMCGASQVTGRHIIVRDNMRFHHFENGKCNCGNFW; encoded by the coding sequence ATGCAAAACCTCTCCCGCAGATTCTCAACTCTCCAAGTTCCCAAGCTTTCAACCCCACCGCCGCAACCCATCAGACCTTTGTTTCAATACTCGAAGATTCAGCATTGCCGGAAAATCCTTGAGCACAGAATCATCACCGTTCTGGATGTATGCACCACCCTCACCCAAGCCCAGCAGGTCCACGCTCACGTCATCGCCAATGGGCTCAGCCAGTACAGCTACGTCATCACCAAGCTCATCCGCACGCTCACCAAGCTCGGCGTCCCAATGGGGACCTACCCGGAGCTCGTTTTCCGCCGCGTGACGCGCCCCAACCCGTTTCTGTGGGCGGCTATGATCAGAGGATGTGTGATTGAAGGACAGGTTTCGGAAGCAGTGAGGTTTTATGGTTTGATGAGGAGGGAGGGCACGGGTCCGGTTTCGTTCACCTTCTCGTCGTTGTTTAAAGGCTGCGGGAGCGTTGGGGATGTGAGTTTGGGGCGGCAGGTGCATGCGCAGACGGTTGTGATCGGTGGGTTTGCGGCGGATTTGTACGTGGGGAACACTATGATTGATATGTACTTGAAATGTGGGGAGTTGGGTTGTGGGCGGAAGGTGTTTGATGAAATGCCTGAGAGAGATGTGGTGTCGTGGACCGAGCTGATTGCGGTGTATGCCAAGAGTGGGGATATGGGGTCGGCCAGGGAGTTGTTTGAGGAGTTGAGTTTGAAAGATATGGTGGCGTGGACGGCCATGGTTACGGGGTATGCGCAGAATTTGATGCCGAGAGAGGCGTTGGATTGCTTTGAGAGAATGCGGGGCGCTGGTGTGGGGATTGATGAGGTTACTTTGCTCGGGGTTGTTTCGGCTTGTGCGCAGTTGGGTGCGTGTAGGTATGCAAATTGGGTGAGAGGCATTGCTGGGGAATCTGGTTTCGGCCCTGCTGAGAATGTGCTTGTGGGATCTGCGTTGATAGATATGTACGCAAAGTGTGGGAGCTTGGATGATGCGTACGATATTTTCCGAGGAATGAAGCAGAGGAATGTGTTTTCGTATAGCTCAATGATTTGGGGATTTGCAGTGCATGGAAATGCCAATGCGGCAATCGAGTTGTTTCATGAGATGCTGACAACTGATGTTATAAGGCCGAACCGTGTTACTTTTATAGGGGTGCTAACTGCCTGCAGCCATGCGGGGATGGTTGATCAAGGTCGGCAGTTGTTTGCAACCATGGAGAAGTATTACAATGTCACTCCATCAGCTGAACATTACACTTGTATGGTAGACTTGCTTGGTCGAGCTGGTCGCTTGGAAGAAGCTCTCGAGCTAGCTGAGACGATGCCAATAGTCGCGCATGGAGGTGTGTGGGGAGCGCTACTTGGTGCGTGTCGTATCCATAAAAACCCCGGCATTGCTCAAATTGCTGCAAGTCATCTATTTGAGCTTGAACCTAAAAATATCGGAAACTACGTGATGCTCTCCAACATATATGCATCAGCAGGAAGGTGGGGTGATGTTTCAAGTGTTAGGAAGCTGATGAGAGAGAAGGGTCTGAAAAAGAACCCTGCATATAGCTGGGTTGAAACAAAGAATGGAGGTGTCGAAAAGTTTAGTGCAGGTGATACACGTCACCCCGATTACGAAGATATCAAAAAGGCATTGGAGGATCTTCTAAACAGATTACAGGATCATGGTTATAGGCCAAACCTGAATTCGGTGGATTATGATGTGGGGGATGAAGAAAAGATGCGTATATTGATGGCTCATAGCGAGAAACTGGCGTTGGCATACGCATTGCTCAATGCAGACACTGGTCCCACCATTAAGATCATCAAGAACATAAGAATTTGTGAAGATTGTCATGGCTTCATGTGTGGCGCATCACAGGTTACAGGAAGGCATATTATTGTGAGAGATAACATGAGATTCCACCACTTCGAAAATGGGAAATGTAATTGCGGCAATTTTTGGTGA
- the LOC101314693 gene encoding dehydrin Xero 1-like, with the protein MAHFQSEYDRDKTTDEFGNPIRRTEDPVHHGVTGATAGYGSHDTTGTGYGTHGTTGTDYGTHGTTGTGFGTHGTGPTGFAATTAGGVTSVPLHRSDSSSSSEDDGYGGRRKKKGLKEKIKEKLPGGKHRSDDPYGATTTPYGGGQHQEKGMMDKIKEKLPGHH; encoded by the exons ATGGCGCATTTCCAGAGCGAGTACGATAGAGACAAGACCACCGACGAGTTCGGAAACCCTATCCGCCGGACTGAGGACCCGGTTCACCACGGTGTAACTGGAGCAACCGCCGGGTACGGCAGTCATGACACGACCGGAACAGGCTATGGAACTCATGGTACAACTGGTACAGACTACGGAACCCATGGTACAACTGGTACTGGCTTCGGAACTCATGGCACTGGGCCGACTGGCTTCGCTGCAACAACGGCCGGCGGCGTGACCTCCGTCCCACTTCACCGCTCTGACAGCTCAAGCTCT TCTGAAGATGATGGATATGGCGGAAGGAGGAAGAAGAAGGGTTTGAAGGAGAAGATAAAGGAGAAGCTACCAGGTGGAAAGCACAGGTCCGACGATCCCTACGGTGCGACTACTACACCTTACGGTGGTGGCCAACACCAGGAGAAGGGAATGATGGACAAGATCAAAGAGAAGCTTCCCGGCCACCACTAA